From a region of the Rhinolophus sinicus isolate RSC01 linkage group LG04, ASM3656204v1, whole genome shotgun sequence genome:
- the CCDC70 gene encoding LOW QUALITY PROTEIN: coiled-coil domain-containing protein 70 (The sequence of the model RefSeq protein was modified relative to this genomic sequence to represent the inferred CDS: inserted 1 base in 1 codon), with translation MASPALWLPRKIFPFKVGKWMGLACFWSXVASSPNIRQKKLIRKLQEEKAFRGEIKIFCEKVEDFREEMWNFRGKIRVFWDQILGFWEEERPFWEEEKTFWKDEKAFWEMEKSFREEEKTFWKKYHIFWKEDKAFWKEDNALWKRDPNLLQEDKALWKEEKTLWTEERALLEEEKALWEDKKSLWEEENALWEEEKALWVEGGGHIAEVQLLEDRLHNVTGGPRSPGFSQGQA, from the exons ATGGCCAGTCCAGCATTGTGGCTGCCTAGGAAGATATTTCCCTTCAAGGTGGGTAAATGGATGGGGCTTGCTTGCTTCTGGT TGGTGGCCTCCTCACCCAATATTCGCCAGAAGAAACTAATCCGTAAGCTGCAGGAGGAGAAGGCTTTTCGGGGAGAGATAAAAATTTTCTGTGAGAAAGTAGAAGACTTCAGGGAAGAGATGTGGAATTTCCGAGGCAAGATCCGTGTTTTCTGGGACCAGATCTTAGGTTTTTGGGAAGAAGAGAGACCTttctgggaagaggagaaaaccttctggaaagacGAGAAAGCTTTCTGGGAAATGGAAAAATCTTTCCGGGAAGAAGAGAAAACCTTTTGGAAAAAGTACCATATCTTCTGGAAGGAGGATAAAGCCTTCTGGAAAGAGGATAATGCTTTATGGAAAAGAGATCCCAACCTTCTTCAGGAGGACAAGGCCctgtggaaggaagaaaagaccCTGTGGACAGAGGAACGAGCTCTTCTTGAAGAGGAGAAGGCCCTGTGGGAGGATAAAAAATCACTCTGGGAGGAAGAGAATGCCCTCTGGGAGGAGGAAAAAGCACTCTGGGTAGAAGGTGGCGGTCATATTGCTGAGGTGCAGTTACTTGAAGATCGGCTCCACAACGTCACTGGAGGGCCACGATCGCCAGGCTTCTCCCAAGGCCAGGCATGA